In Lytechinus pictus isolate F3 Inbred chromosome 17, Lp3.0, whole genome shotgun sequence, the genomic window aacaaaaaaaaaactgttgccacaataaaataaaaaaatcatccattTATAACCCACTCCTATTgctatataaatcattactagTTTTTCCCACACACTTAAAATGGAAAGCTAGGTTTACCAAATTAATGAAAAGAGTAGTGTGACCAACATTCCACTCCTTGGCATTCTACTGTTTTCCATTAATCATGCTGCTTGTCTTGTATATATGTAAATGTCTGTGTTCGATGTTTAATAATGATTGTCTTTGGTTGTTATAAAAATTTTCCTCTACGATTATGTTGTAATTATTGTACACATGACAGTTTTGGTACTTGGATCTTTTGCATCATGTATGGCCTATAGTATATGTTTTTAAAACCgaatgaattaaaagaaaaacactataaatgaaaacaaaaaacactGTGACCGTATTTTCAACCCTAAAGAATGCATTCTTATTTATAAAatcatttatgtttttctttgttttacccttttttagaaACTGTGAATCGTGGACTTTCAGGAGTTGCGGGAAGCTACTCTTTTAACAGTAACATCGCCAAGTGAGATATTGTTCATGGATTATTGAGCGTCGAAAAACTATTTGGAAGGTGAATAAGTTATCGAACGGaatcatgtacatatatttcatGGAAATGACAATGTATCTAATTGAATCAAATTTGATTGTATTGTAACGTGTGCCGATCCCGGTTAGGACTTTGGCAGGAGGAGGGCAGTATATATAACACGATCAGAgccattaaagggatggtccaggctggaaatatttatacctcaataaatagagtaaaatacacagagcaaagtgctgaaaatttgatcaaaatcggataacacagttattgaattttaaagatttgcattattccggcgaaactgttctaggcatgtctttattaatattcattaggtgggctgatgatgtcatatccccacttgttattttgtattttatgatatgaaattaggtttattcaaaatgtttctacaaagaactaaaacaattggattgacaagttGATTGTCTCCTCCCGATGCTAGGTCACTGACAGAGATCATTGACATGTTGACATGCTTGAACTACCTTCCATTTATATTGTTAATTAATGCACATGCCTTACCTGTTGCTATGCTAGACAAATGTAAGTCAAgctctttatacatgtaccaatgtTACGTAATCATGGTAATTGCGACCAGTTTACTctgttattcaaatgaacttatctTCTAATGCCTacatttcttctccctcttctccaTCTACTGTATGTTTCTTTTCTACTCTTAACTTTCTCAGTTATATGCAATTACATATGATGTCATTACAGTACGTaacttgttatttatttgtatctggCGATCCCAACTCAAGCTCTGCTTTCCGGGTTTTCGCCTCCTTCAAAATTGTGTCgaaatatatatactgtatccgtatatgtcaaatattattttgtatctgtttaatggaaataaatgtgattttcaatttcaattcattttaattcaaaactgattaagtgcattagttattcattgccgcaacttatttcatcataatggagacacatcatttacagatgtatacaaaaaatgaaacatttataatttcgtgtaataatataagaaagaggaaagtggggatgtgacatcaaaagcccacctaatgaatattaatgacgatgtgcaaataactgttttcacaaaacattgataaactttaaaattcaataacttcgttatttgttatccgattttgatgtaattttcagcattttgctctgtgaattttactctatttatttagatataaatattttcagcccgggcCATCTCTTTAATAGAGAGAATTTGGccaaatttatttcaaaggGTTGCCAACATGGCGCATAATGCGTTGTTGGGCAAGCCCAATTCATATGAGATTGCGCAATGTTGGAACCTGTTGAAACTATGTTGGTCAAACTCTCTATCTCTCTATTAATAGCTCTGAACACGACGGTCGTATTCCTTACAAGGTATACGTTAATCATTATCTTCCGAACTATTCAGGCTCATTGGAATTGTCATTTGTAACTACCAACTTAAAATTTTTGTCACACTGAGACAACTAAGTTGGAATATCTTTTGGATATACTctatattgtaaataatttaagtaaagaaataacatttttgCATTCATTAGAACTTACTTCCATTTGTAACGTTGAGttacataatgatgatgaagaaacaTGTAGTTATACTGattcatacatacatgcacCCTTACATATTTATAATGCTTTAGCTAACATTTATATTCgtattttatttcatagatataggcctactctgtTTACTTAAACTTCTTATATGATATATCTCACAATATAATGTGAAAACTCCCCTGGAAGTTTCTTTTACATGTTGtgaagcgttgtggcccagtggattagtcttcggactttgaaacagatggtcgtaggttcgaatcccagcaatggcgtaatttccttcagcaagaaactgatccacagtgtgctgcactcaacccaggtgaggtaaatgggtaccggtaggaagtaattccttaaaaagctgtgtgcgctatgaacgcctagcttagccgggtatatataggagcgccttgagcacctaacaaggtggatatgtgcgcaatataaataccctatattattattattattgtctatAAATTAACATGATGAGACTAATAATACATATTCATTTTTCCTCGATATAACACAAGAGTCATATTTCAATGTAATCATCTATGTATTAACATCTGCTTATTGAAATCACTCTCCtagtcaatattttttcagtgtgatttatttatgtattatcGTAGCACAATTCATAtccaaatatttttgttcattaaaCTTTGTCGTGTTGTGATTAGAAGCTTTATAAGGGCATAGGGCGGGGAGGCAATTTTTTGGTTATCTATGGTACAATTCCTGTATATCAAAAGCAATCTTATGTGATCCATGATCGAATCAAATTTAAACTTGAATAACATAACAAAAAGTTCATTAATCCCAGATTACCatcaaacaagaaaaagaaaaaaaaatcttgaaatgaaactgaaacacaatatgaaaatgatgaatcaGAAATCATTCTTTAAAGTTGCAGAAACTATGGAAACATTATCAAGTTTGGGTAACCAATGTTGATTCCAAactattgaaaatgaataaacattGGTCTAGAAATGCTCATTAGGCCAAAATGGGGCATTGAGATTaattacgggggggggggaacgcCAGACAAACATGAAGTCATCACTAGCCGTAACACCTcttttctgaataaaaaaaagaaaaaaagatttgaCTGCCCATGaacttgaaatgaaatgaatttgtaGGCCgtataaaacaaaacagaaatgtAACATACACTCTACAAATGAATTCGATCgttttgtacaaaatattttttttacttcgtACTTATTTTGCTTCGATTATTGTATTAATCCAATTTATTCCATTTTAGGTTGTCATTTCTGCATGTCTATCGTTGGCCAAAGCAAATTGTACAAGAAAGCAACACATATAAATGGTACCTGATTTTCCGTCTGAAAATATTGAGGAAATTCCAATGTGGAAGAGAGAAGTACAGAAacacaaagagagagagagatagagaatttgagagagagggagagaaagagagaaggggagagggagaggggggagggggttgtaGCAGGATCATAAAGTAGAGTATGTGTTCGAATAAATGTATCAGTGTTTGCTTGGAGGCCGGAGGCATAAAAGGAGTGTGGTAATGCTAGGATGGGTCTgcaattatgaaaaatataagtgTCTTGTCAAGTGCCAACACATACTATCATGAGGTGGAGTCATTAGGAATAACAAATTCTAAAAATGGGAACCAAAAGAGGTGgtataaagaacaaaaatgcTTACAGAGACCTAGAAGATtttgaattattgaaatttaatattgacTAAACATAAGGTAAATATGGAATCAGTTCAAACCAGGTGCGTAATGAGCCTAAAATTTTGAGCGGGCCAGACATGGAATATGCGGCCAATTTTCTAACTATTAAATTGTTATCTTACCCCGAATTTGAAAACGAGGGATCTTACTGAGATATTGTGGttgaaacaagtattaaattcTCGTtcaggaaaaaaaggaaaaatctgAAGTTTTATaagttaatatttattttacaaatcTCTTGAATAAATTCCCTTGTAACATTTTGAAAGTAGTAATAACAAAACATTCCCCATCACCGCATAATCTGAAAGTGCAAGTTATCTCACATCCAAGTTCTTGAAATGCTCAAAGTAAATGGACAATTGGGTATCATAAGATAGACTATAGTATATATTATTATGGTTGATCCGCTTCTGAACGTTTTATAACTGAATTATGCGGATATGTTAGTATCTAACCACTAATATAAAATAGCATACTAAACTATTTGCAGATATAACAAAATACGCTTTTGTATTTAGAACATTCGTCACAAAATTTACAGTGCgccacaaaaaaatcacaagctAAGATAAGATATAATGGAGAAAGGGATTGATGTAGAAAGGAGAAACAGCTTTTGTAGCTTGCACCATGATTGTGAAGTATAGGTTGAGGAGTGTTAACGAAAATATTACtacattataataaaaaaaatataaacaaaatatttcaagtaATTTTTTTACGAAATGATATCACATTATCATATCTAATTTTACTTTCAGCGAGACAACAATTTCCCTTAACATTTAATCCATCGTAATATTGACCTGCCGAAGCTGAACGTTCCAAATAATACGGACCATAAAAGTATTAGACTGGATTACAAACCGATCCTCCCAAAGATTGTTAACTCTCTTCTCAAGACAAGATAAGACAAATATCTATCTGTCATCTTGTACAGGGTTATATATCACATTATCAACCCTTATTTCACCATTCATTGgtttatataaaatattatcGACCATCCTTTCCTTGGGTTTGGGTGGAATATTCTTTCTTGTCGCCGGAACGGGTACCTTTCTCTCACTCGATTTAGTGTTCCTCGATTTCGATTGCGGGGATAGCTCCGTTATAGTCACTGTTTCATATGGACTTGAAAGATCGCCACGTTTAGAAGCGTCATTCGCAACGGCCGTTCCAGTGTCATCGACGTACTGGTACCCACCGGTGATGTCGTCCTTCACGGTCACCGGATCGTAACCGTTGTCTTCTAAACCCACGCCATGACTATTACTCGTTGTCATGGCAACTGAGGAGGTATCGTTATCGATGTAGGTGTAGCGCTCTGGTTTGTTGTCATACAGCGCCTCCGGATCCCGGGGGCTCATGCTGCCTCCATTCTCTTCATTCTCCACGAGCATGGATGCGCGGTCAGGATTCAGCACAAAATAATGCCTTGTCTCCGCATCTTCTTCATCTCCTGGAACTGCGGACCTTGAAGTACGAGAAGCATGACTGGAACCATTCGGTGGCTGACTTCCGCTTAGTGTTCCATTCACATCCGGGTTGTTCAGGGTTGAAGCCGTCGAGCGCCACGTGCTGCTGTCGAAGGTGCTGTTGGTGTCCCGTCGCGCATCTCGTGTACTTTGGTTTAGCCCGTCCATTCCCGTGCTGTAAGCATGGTTGTCGTATCTATGGATGGACTCCTGGGAAATAGGCTTTTCTGGTTGTCGGTGTCTGTATGTTTCattgaaaatgttaaaataaaaaacgtttttgaAGAACAAGTTATACCCCAACAGCACGTAGATATACTCGACTTTGTCTCctctttctcgcctatccatttcatttcatctatCACCttcagtccttttcaggactttaCACGAGGTGTACCATAGATTATTTCCGCAATTgttcataccaccatgcaaacattCAAACATCATCTCACAGTAggtttattttgatgaatggTCGGAGACAATCCAAATAAGCActtaaattcatcaaaatcagaattATTTTAAGCTTCACGTATGTCATGTATGTTATGGCAATAAGCCTACTTGATATTTcgaataacaaaatacaaaggatAATGAATATATTTGTCACAATGAACCTgaattttttaaacacatttatagacttatattttttattatacaagTGATTTAGTCCTACATTTACCAATctcacacttaaaaaaaaaattgtacctCTAATGTATTTTCTTGTTATATCAAACATCTTCAAAACGGCAAGGTATCGACAAAAATGAACGAACCTATTTCTGATGAAACAGACAAGAAGTATTACTGCGGCTATTAAAAGTAAACCAGCGGCACTTAAAGAAATCGGCAATACAGGGCTTGATCCtaaacaaaattgtaaaaataatggTGAGGAatagttaaaaaaatatcattgtgatTATTAATAGTCTTCGTTACACAAAGAGATAAACACTCGATAGATTTACTACTTATTCAATATTACTGATTctttcattcaatttgattttcaaataatatttgaacACCTGTTGTCCTCATTCTCGGCAAGAACCTTCAATAAACAAAATAGTCTACTGAAAGTGATTTGAATTTCGACGAAAAATCATAAAAACTTATGCAAATTCCTATTTTCCATACATTCTGTACTAGACGTGGTGTAGAGAAATCATTCGTCAATATCTATTCTAACActgatttttaagattttttaagATTCTTGCTTTCTTATTTTGTTGAAATAGTATTTAGTAGATTCTAAAATAAACTCTTCATAAAAATTTCTTTTGGGATCTCCTAAAATAATATGTGAGTATTCTATATACAGATATACGTCCTTTAAAACAGTAAAGTTGTCATATATGCCATTAAAATTCAAACCTTTTCTCGGGATTGGTGACATAGAACTTGATGACGGAATGGCCATCCCTGTACCAGTTGTTAGCTCATCCGATGTTGCAACGGAAATACCAGGAGCGGTGGTGAGTACCTGGTTTGAGGTAGGCGAACTAGATGACACAGGCATGACAGGTGTGGTTGGGACATCGGTGCTTGCGCTGTTTGTAGTAGCTGTTATAAGACAATGAGATTGGAACACCTAAGGAATAGACTGAAGTTTTGGTCCCCCTTACGTCATATGTTTAACAATGGTTTTATGATCAATGAAAGCATTTTGTAATTATGGGGATGGTATATCCAACAAATAATGtgcgtgtttt contains:
- the LOC135157179 gene encoding MAM and LDL-receptor class A domain-containing protein 1-like isoform X2, coding for MEDHTGNQDGGGRFLWSDSNDGNNGQKATIAIPPFNLTDDQGLLTFWYHLYGDGRLEIIVCQGGETALTLDGDKRNQWHQRNMTVSCGDLPLQITFTSIRNSNKADVGIDDIFIYNLPQATTNSASTDVPTTPVMPVSSSSPTSNQVLTTAPGISVATSDELTTGTGMAIPSSSSMSPIPRKGSSPVLPISLSAAGLLLIAAVILLVCFIRNRHRQPEKPISQESIHRYDNHAYSTGMDGLNQSTRDARRDTNSTFDSSTWRSTASTLNNPDVNGTLSGSQPPNGSSHASRTSRSAVPGDEEDAETRHYFVLNPDRASMLVENEENGGSMSPRDPEALYDNKPERYTYIDNDTSSVAMTTSNSHGVGLEDNGYDPVTVKDDITGGYQYVDDTGTAVANDASKRGDLSSPYETVTITELSPQSKSRNTKSSERKVPVPATRKNIPPKPKERMVDNILYKPMNGEIRVDNVIYNPVQDDR
- the LOC135157179 gene encoding MAM and LDL-receptor class A domain-containing protein 1-like isoform X1; this encodes MVPRTILWFVFLTICLQYATQTGMNNEVLFSCDFGNNTDETLCGMKQSVDDDFDWKLTSTSGKSNTGPMEDHTGNQDGGGRFLWSDSNDGNNGQKATIAIPPFNLTDDQGLLTFWYHLYGDGRLEIIVCQGGETALTLDGDKRNQWHQRNMTVSCGDLPLQITFTSIRNSNKADVGIDDIFIYNLPQATTNSASTDVPTTPVMPVSSSSPTSNQVLTTAPGISVATSDELTTGTGMAIPSSSSMSPIPRKGSSPVLPISLSAAGLLLIAAVILLVCFIRNRHRQPEKPISQESIHRYDNHAYSTGMDGLNQSTRDARRDTNSTFDSSTWRSTASTLNNPDVNGTLSGSQPPNGSSHASRTSRSAVPGDEEDAETRHYFVLNPDRASMLVENEENGGSMSPRDPEALYDNKPERYTYIDNDTSSVAMTTSNSHGVGLEDNGYDPVTVKDDITGGYQYVDDTGTAVANDASKRGDLSSPYETVTITELSPQSKSRNTKSSERKVPVPATRKNIPPKPKERMVDNILYKPMNGEIRVDNVIYNPVQDDR